Below is a window of Fusobacterium simiae DNA.
ATCTTCTCAACAAAATACTAAAAATATAAATGAAGTCAATCAAAATTTTGTTTTGTTGAAGGGAGGAACATTTCAAATGGGAAGTCCTGAATCAGAAGCATGGCGTGGAACAGATGAAGTGCAACATAGTGTCCATGTAAATGATTTTTATATGAGCAAATATGAAGTTACTCAAGCAGAATATCAAGAAATTACTTCTCAAAATCCAAGTAATTTTTCTGGGAAAAATCTTCCTGTAGAAAACGTTTCATGGTTAGATGCAGTTAAATATTGTAATGCTAGAAGTATTAAAGAGGGATTAGAACCAGTTTATATAATAAAAGAAGATAGAGTAGAATGGAATCAAAAAGCAAATGGGTATCGTTTACCAACAGAAGCGGAATGGGAATATGCTTGTCGTGCAGGGACAACAGGTCCTTTTAATACTCAATCATCTATTAGTCCAGATGAGGCCAACTACTATGGGCACTATCCTTATATGATTGAAGAAAATTATTTCTCACAAGAAAATTTAGAAACTAAACCTGGAAAATACAGAGAAACAACAGTTGAAGTTGGAAGTTTTTCTCCAAATTCGTTTGGGCTTTATGATATGCAT
It encodes the following:
- a CDS encoding formylglycine-generating enzyme family protein is translated as MWKNFIKFLVIFLIACGKTESSQQNTKNINEVNQNFVLLKGGTFQMGSPESEAWRGTDEVQHSVHVNDFYMSKYEVTQAEYQEITSQNPSNFSGKNLPVENVSWLDAVKYCNARSIKEGLEPVYIIKEDRVEWNQKANGYRLPTEAEWEYACRAGTTGPFNTQSSISPDEANYYGHYPYMIEENYFSQENLETKPGKYRETTVEVGSFSPNSFGLYDMHGNVAEWVWDYYGDYGNEAKDNPIGPSSGTLKVYRGGGWNDFAKNIRSAYRATLAQDKRIFNIGFRVVRNA